Proteins encoded within one genomic window of Bombus pyrosoma isolate SC7728 linkage group LG13, ASM1482585v1, whole genome shotgun sequence:
- the LOC122574165 gene encoding enolase isoform X2, which yields MPIKSIKARQIFDSRGNPTVEVDLVSDNGLFRAEVPSGASTGVHEALELRDNDKSKYHGKSVFKAVENINNIITPELLKSNLEVTQQTDIDNLLLKLDGTPNKSKLGANALLGVSLAVCKAGAAKKGIPLYKYIAELAGNANIILPVPAFNVINGGSHAGNKLAMQEFMILPTGAANFTEAMKMGTEVYHHLKAGIKKKFGLDATAVGDEGGFAPNILENKEALNLIIDAIKVAGYEGKIKIGMDVAASEFHKNGKYDLDFKNEKSDPNTYLEPQALKNLYLEFVKEFPIVSIEDPFDQDDWNSWTSMTSSTPIQIVGDDLTVTNPERIKTAIEKKACNCLLLKVNQIGTVTESINAHKLAKSAGWGTMVSHRSGETEDTFIADLVVGLSTGQIKTGAPCRSERLAKYNQILRIEEELGAAAKYAGEKFRNPHA from the exons gtTGATCTTGTATCAGACAATGGGCTGTTTAGGGCTGAAGTACCATCGGGTGCTTCCACCGGTGTTCATGAAGCTTTAGAACTTCGAGATAATGATAAATCTAAGTATCATGGGAAATCTGTTTTCAAAGCTGtagagaatattaataatatcatcaCACCTGAATTGTTGAAG TCAAATTTGGAAGTCACGCAACAAACTGATATCGATAACCTTCTATTGAAACTCGATGGTACACCAAATAAGTCGAAACTTGGTGCCAATGCACTTTTAGGCGTTTCTTTGGCAGTTTGTAAAGCAGGAGCTGCTAAGAAAGGGATCCCTTTATACAA ATATATCGCGGAATTGGCAGGAAATGCCAATATTATTTTGCCAGTACCAgcttttaatgttattaatggAGGCTCGCATGCTGGAAACAAATTGGCAATGCAGGAGTTTATGATTCTACCTACTGGTGCTGCTAATTTCACTGAAGCCATGAAAATGGGTACTGAAGTTTACCACCATCTGAAGGCTGgtattaaaaagaagtttGGCCTTGATGCCACTGCTGTTGGCGATGAAGGTGGCTTTGCTCCAAATATTTTAGAGAACAAAGAAGCTTTAAATCTGATCATAGATGCCATTAAA GTTGCTGGATACGAAGGCAAAATCAAGATTGGTATGGATGTTGCTGCAtctgaatttcataaaaatgggAAATACGATTTAGATTTTAAGAATGAAAAGTCTGATCCAAACACATATTTGGAGCCACAAGCTTTGAAGAacttatatttagaatttgttAAGGAATTCCCGATTGTATCGATTGAAGATCCATTTGACCAAGACGACTGGAACTCGTGGACTTCTATGACATCCTCCACTCCTATTCAAATTGTCGGTGATGACCTTACCGTTACAAATCCTGAAAG AATTAAAACGGCCATTGAGAAGAAGGCTTGCAACTGTTTGTTATTAAAAGTCAATCAAATAGGCACTGTCACAGAATCAATTAATGCCCATAAACTTGCTAAAAGCGCTGGATGGGGTACAATGGTGTCTCATCGTTCTGGAGAAACAGAAGATACGTTCATAGCTGATTTAGTTGTTGGTCTATCGACTGGTCAGATCAAAACGGGTGCACCTTGTCGTTCAGAACGTTTGGCAAAGTACAATCAGATTCTTCGTATCGAAGAAGAATTGGGTGCGGCTGCCAAATATGCAGGGGAGAAATTCCGTAATCCTCATGCttaa